The Lewinella sp. 4G2 nucleotide sequence ATCCGACCGCTGCATCCGCAGGAACACGGGGTAAATAACGAGTTGCACCAACCAGATCAGGACTAGCGCGCCCGTATCGAAGACCAGCCTCAGGGCACCCGCCGTCTCCACACTCAGGCCGTAAGCTTCCATCGGTACACTTTATGGACGCGCCAGAGGATGAGGCCGAAAGGAATCCACCAAATAAAATCGTTGGTGATGAGCGTGTAGAAAAATCCGAAGGGGACGAGGCCCAGCGCAAAGTTCATCACGAAACCAATGGGCCCGAAGATCTTCCCCAGTGCCCCGACGGCAACGATGGGCCAGTGCCGCATCGGGTCGTAACTCGCCAGCCAGTAACCGATGCCGTAGACGCCGATGACCATCCCCATCCCCTGCCAGACCATCGGGTGGCGCATGGGCTCCATCCCCACCAACTCCCAAAACTGCTGGGGAAAGAGGACGACCCAGGCGCCCCAGAGGAGGTTGTAGACCGCGGCCAGGCGGAGGGTTAGGCGCATCCAGGGGGGGGAGGTTGGGGTCATATATGCTGAGGTTAGTAGACACACCGTAATGCTAAAAGAGCAGTTATGGTTTCGGCAGGTATAAATCGTAGCACGGCTCCGCTAGAGCTTCGCTTCAGTCGTATAAGTGAACTTGTTTTAGAAAATATACGAGCCTACTCATCATCCTTCGGTTAAGCGAACTTGAATACAGCGTACTAATGTTGCGAACGTATAGTTTGTCAATTTTGAAAAAGATTATCGGCTGTTATCGCTAAATCTTGGAAGCGATGGGTTAGGTT carries:
- a CDS encoding alkyl hydroperoxide reductase, which codes for MRLTLRLAAVYNLLWGAWVVLFPQQFWELVGMEPMRHPMVWQGMGMVIGVYGIGYWLASYDPMRHWPIVAVGALGKIFGPIGFVMNFALGLVPFGFFYTLITNDFIWWIPFGLILWRVHKVYRWKLTA